One Elaeis guineensis isolate ETL-2024a chromosome 10, EG11, whole genome shotgun sequence genomic window carries:
- the LOC105059763 gene encoding uncharacterized protein isoform X1 gives MAFLVHWYHLLCLAVVVGAVAGSLWAIFRRSECGRHRDHDTKHESLLAAGDGSMTSYVGSCQLWMSRWRGVHPVFLLAFRLLAAVTMAAVLFWDIRTYDFSIMLYYTEWTFTLVIIYFLIATSISAHGCWIYSKHVTEIEEADGFIKRDCEENMPAMNFGPKRNRKAIKLQRYYEQGENEQKAGFWGYIMQVTYQTSAGAVVLTDVVFWVLLVPFLSAENFSLDLVMGCMHSLNLVFLVLDTALNSLPFPWFRMAYFVLWSCIYVIFQWVLHACGFSWWPYPFLELSTPWAPLWYLSLALVHFPCYGLYSLIAKVKITFFTKFFSHVCTRLC, from the exons ATGGCCTTCTTGGTCCACTGGTATCACCTCCTCTGCCTCGCCGTCGTCGTTGGAGCTGTAGCCGGCTCTCTATGGGCAATATTCCGACGCAGCGAATGCGGCCGGCACCGAGACCATGATACCAAGCATGAGAGCTTGCTGGCCGCCGGAGATGGGTCGATGACCAGCTACGTGGGCTCGTGCCAGCTATGGATGAGCCGGTGGCGAGGAGTTCACCCTGTGTTCCTGCTCGCGTTCAGGCTCCTCGCCGCCGTCACCATGGCCGCCGTCCTGTTCTGGGATATACGGACTTACGACTTCAGCATCATGTTGTACTATACCGA GTGGACCTTTACGTTAGTCATCATCTATTTTCTG ATTGCCACCTCGATATCTGCTCATGGCTGCTGGATTTATTCAAAACATGTTACTGAAATAGAGGAGGCTGATGGATTTATCAAAAGGGATTGTGAAGAGAATATGCCTGCTATGAATTTTGGGCCAAAAAGAAACAGGAAAGCAATCAAATTGCAAAGATACTATGAGCAAGGAGAGAATGAGCAAAAAGCTGGATTTTGGGGATACATTATGCAAGTCACTTATCAG ACTAGTGCAGGTGCCGTTGTGTTGACCGATGTTGTCTTTTGGGTTCTTCTGGTACCATTCTTGTCAGCAGAGAATTTCAGTCTCGACCTG GTCATGGGTTGCATGCATTCCTTGAATCTTGTTTTTCTTGTACTTGACACTGCCCTCAATAGCCTG CCTTTTCCCTGGTTCCGTATGGCGTATTTCGTTCTTTGGAGCTGTATATATGTGATTTTCCAGTGGGTTTTGCACGCTTGTGGATTTTCATG GTGGCCATACCCTTTTCTTGAGCTCTCAACTCCTTGGGCACCACTGTG GTACTTAAGCTTGGCATTGGTTCACTTTCCTTGTTACGGGCTATATAGTCTAATTGCAAAAGTGAAGATAACATTTTTCACTAAATTTTTCTCCCATGTATGCACGAGGTTGTGTTAG
- the LOC105059764 gene encoding dihydrolipoyl dehydrogenase, mitochondrial, which translates to MAMASLARRRAGDLLRPGVLQGAAIYRGFAAAASAEENDVVVIGGGPGGYVAAIKAAQLGLKTTCIEKRGTLGGTCLNVGCIPSKALLHSSHMYHEAKHAFPSHGVKFSQLEIDLPAMLAQKDKAVSGLTRGIEGLFKKNKVNYVKGFGKFVSPSEVSVDTLEGENTVVRGKNIIIATGSDVKSLPGVPIDEKRIVSSTGALSLSEIPKKLVVIGAGYIGLEMGSVWGRLGSEVTVVEFAPDIVPTMDGEVRKQFQRMLEKQKMKFMLKMKVVGVDTSGDGVKLTIEPAAGGEQSTLEADVVLVSAGRVPFTAGLGLETIGVQTDKAGRITVDHHFMTNVKGVYAIGDVIPGPMLAHKAEEDGVACVEFIAGKEGHVDYDMVPGVVYTHPEVASVGKTEEQVKALGVAYRVGKFPFMANSRAKAIDDAEGLVKILSEKETDKILGVHIMAPNAGELIHEAVLALQYGAASEDIARTCHAHPTMSEAVKEAAMATYDKPIHI; encoded by the exons ATGGCGATGGCGAGCTTGGCGAGGCGGAGGGCGGGCGACCTCCTCCGTCCCGGGGTGCTGCAGGGCGCCGCCATCTACCGCGGATTCGCAGCAGCCGCGTCGGCGGAGGAGAACGACGTGGTAGTGATCGGCGGCGGGCCAGGGGGCTACGTCGCGGCGATCAAGGCCGCCCAGTTGGGGCTCAAGACCACCTGCATCGAGAAGCGTGGGACCCTTGGCGGCACCTGCCTCAACGTTGGCTGCATCCCCTCCAAG GCACTTCTTCACTCCTCTCATATGTACCATGAAGCCAAGCATGCATTCCCAAGTCATGGTGTCAAATTTTCTCAGCTTGAAATTGATCTTCCCGCTATGTTGGCACAGAAAGACAAAGCTGTTTCTGGTCTAACCCGAGGAATTGAAGGTCTTTTCAAGAAAAACAAGGTAAACTATGTCAAAGGCTTTGGTAAGTTTGTTTCCCCCTCTGAAGTATCTGTCGACACCCTTGAAGGGGAGAATACTGTTGTTAGGGGCAAGAATATTATAATCGCCACTGGTTCTGATGTCAAATCCCTACCTGGAGTTCCAATTGATGAGAAGAGGATTGTATCATCCACTGGGGCTCTGTCTTTGTCAGAGATCCCAAAGAAATTGGTGGTTATTGGTGCAGGCTATATTGGACTGGAGATGGGTTCTGTTTGGGGTCGACTTGGTTCAGAGGTGACTGTTGTTGAGTTTGCACCAGACATTGTCCCAACCATGgatggagaagtccggaagcaaTTCCAGCGCATGCTTGAGAAACAGAAAATGAAGTTCATGCTCAAGATGAAGGTTGTTGGGGTTGACACATCTGGAGATGGGGTAAAACTGACCATTGAACCTGCAGCTGGTGGAGAGCAGAGCACGCTTGAAGCTGATGTAGTTCTTGTCTCAGCTGGTAGAGTCCCGTTCACAGCTGGGCTTGGTCTGGAAACTATTGGTGTCCAGACTGACAAGGCTGGAAGAATCACAGTCGATCACCATTTCATGACAAATGTGAAAGGAGTATATGCTATCGGAGATGTGATTCCAGGGCCAATGCTTGCTCACAAGGCAGAAGAGGATGGTGTTGCATGTGTAGAGTTTATTGCAGGTAAGGAGGGCCATGTCGACTATGATATGGTTCCTGGAGTGGTGTATACACATCCTGAGGTGGCATCAGTTGGCAAAACAGAGGAGCAGGTTAAGGCCCTGGGTGTGGCTTATCGGGTGGGCAAGTTCCCATTCATGGCAAACAGCCGTGCAAAGGCCATCGATGATGCTGAGGGATTGGTGAAGATACTGTCTGAGAAAGAGACTGACAAAATTCTAGGAGTGCACATAATGGCACCTAATGCTGGGGAGCTTATCCATGAGGCTGTGCTAGCACTGCAATATGGAGCTGCGAGCGAGGACATAGCTCGAACATGCCATGCGCACCCAACTATGAGTGAGGCTGTGAAGGAAGCTGCTATGGCCACGTACGACAAACCCATTCACATATAG
- the LOC105059765 gene encoding probable protein phosphatase 2C 47 — MVAGTEVLHQSIPVLEAQYRCVAKEIVDVSAAAAATAAAVAAASSSSASELESRDSDAIPDILLEPELLEFVPTLRSGSYTDIGTRKDMEDEHICINDLPAHLGYLFRCPTPSAFYGVFDGHGGPDAAAYIRRHAIRFLFEEASFPQASQVDNAFLDEVESSIRKSFLNADLALANDCTISSSSGTTALTALVLGRLLLVANIGDCRAVLCRKGEAVEMSQDHRPIHEAELQRIKASGGFVDDGYLNGVLSVTRALGDWDMKFPCGSCSPLISEPEFRQTILSEEDEFLIMGCDGIWDVMSSQHAVSIVRRGLRRHDNPEQCARDLVMEALQLKAIDNLTVIVVCFSSEHRETASPSHCQDKQQPPRLRYCSLSTEALCNLRSWLDNDGGT; from the exons ATGGTGGCGGGAACGGAGGTTCTCCATCAGAGCATTCCGGTGCTGGAGGCGCAGTATAGATGCGTAGCGAAGGAGATCGTTGATGTATCTGCGGCGGCggcggcaacggcagcggcggtGGCGGCGGCCTCGTCGTCTTCCGCATCTGAGCTG GAGTCAAGAGACTCAGATGCCATTCCAGATATCCTCCTGGAGCCTGAGCTTTTGGAGTTTGTTCCAACACTCCGTTCTGGTAGCTATACAGACATTGGGACGCGAAAGGATATGGAAGATGAGCACATATGCATCAATGATCTCCCAGCACACCTTGGATATTTGTTCAGGTGCCCTACACCTAGTGCGTTTTACGGG GTTTTTGATGGTCATGGAGGTCCTGATGCAGCAGCTTACATTAGAAGGCATGCAATTAGATTCTTGTTTGAAGAAGCTAGTTTTCCCCAAGCTTCGCAAGTTGATAATGCCTTTTTAGATGAAGTTGAGAGCTCTATCCGGAAATCATTTCTTAATGCTGACCTTGCATTGGCAAATGATTGTACTATAAGCAGTTCTTCTGGCACAACGGCTCTTACAGCATTGGTACTTGGAAG GCTTCTGTTGGTAGCCAATATTGGTGATTGCAGAGCAGTCCTTTGTCGTAAAGGTGAGGCAGTGGAGATGTCACAGGACCATAGGcccatccatgaagctgagctcCAAAGAATCAAGGCATCTGGGGGCTTTGTTGATGATGGGTACCTCAATGGTGTCCTTTCTGTGACCCGAGCCCTTGGGGACTGGGACATGAAATTTCCCTGTGGCTCCTGCTCGCCGCTCATTTCTGAGCCTGAGTTCAGGCAGACGATACTAAGTGAAGAGGATGAATTCTTGATCATGGGTTGCGATGGGATATGGGACGTGATGTCAAGCCAGCATGCTGTCAGCATTGTTCGGAGGGGTCTCCGGAGGCATGACAATCCAGAGCAGTGTGCAAGGGATCTTGTCATGGAGGCACTGCAGCTCAAGGCTATTGACAACCTCACTGTGATTGTAGTCTGTTTTTCTTCAGAGCACCGGGAGACTGCTTCGCCTTCACATTGCCAGGATAAGCAGCAGCCGCCAAGGTTGAGGTACTGCAGCCTATCCACAGAGGCTCTATGTAATCTGAGGAGCTGGCTGGACAATGATGGTGGCACTTAA
- the LOC105059763 gene encoding uncharacterized protein isoform X2, with amino-acid sequence MEHGEEEGLGYWIRWQVPVCFLVIASPTVGATAVILRARADPLRAVDLWIPCWTRANPLWLLAFRGLALVVLSCLLYQMVLLDGAFAFYFYTQWTFTLVIIYFLIATSISAHGCWIYSKHVTEIEEADGFIKRDCEENMPAMNFGPKRNRKAIKLQRYYEQGENEQKAGFWGYIMQVTYQTSAGAVVLTDVVFWVLLVPFLSAENFSLDLVMGCMHSLNLVFLVLDTALNSLPFPWFRMAYFVLWSCIYVIFQWVLHACGFSWWPYPFLELSTPWAPLWYLSLALVHFPCYGLYSLIAKVKITFFTKFFSHVCTRLC; translated from the exons ATGGAGCATGGCGAGGAGGAGGGTCTGGGCTACTGGATTCGATGGCAAGTGCCTGTCTGCTTTCTGGTCATCGCCTCCCCCACCGTCGGGGCGACGGCCGTGATCTTGAGAGCCAGGGCGGATCCTCTGAGAGCCGTTGATCTATGGATCCCGTGCTGGACGAGGGCAAACCCCCTCTGGCTCTTAGCTTTTCGAGGCCTCGCTCTCGTTGTCTTGTCCTGCTTGCTGTACCAGATGGTTCTCCTCGACGGCGCCTTCGCCTTCTACTTCTACACTCA GTGGACCTTTACGTTAGTCATCATCTATTTTCTG ATTGCCACCTCGATATCTGCTCATGGCTGCTGGATTTATTCAAAACATGTTACTGAAATAGAGGAGGCTGATGGATTTATCAAAAGGGATTGTGAAGAGAATATGCCTGCTATGAATTTTGGGCCAAAAAGAAACAGGAAAGCAATCAAATTGCAAAGATACTATGAGCAAGGAGAGAATGAGCAAAAAGCTGGATTTTGGGGATACATTATGCAAGTCACTTATCAG ACTAGTGCAGGTGCCGTTGTGTTGACCGATGTTGTCTTTTGGGTTCTTCTGGTACCATTCTTGTCAGCAGAGAATTTCAGTCTCGACCTG GTCATGGGTTGCATGCATTCCTTGAATCTTGTTTTTCTTGTACTTGACACTGCCCTCAATAGCCTG CCTTTTCCCTGGTTCCGTATGGCGTATTTCGTTCTTTGGAGCTGTATATATGTGATTTTCCAGTGGGTTTTGCACGCTTGTGGATTTTCATG GTGGCCATACCCTTTTCTTGAGCTCTCAACTCCTTGGGCACCACTGTG GTACTTAAGCTTGGCATTGGTTCACTTTCCTTGTTACGGGCTATATAGTCTAATTGCAAAAGTGAAGATAACATTTTTCACTAAATTTTTCTCCCATGTATGCACGAGGTTGTGTTAG